Below is a genomic region from Oreochromis niloticus isolate F11D_XX linkage group LG13, O_niloticus_UMD_NMBU, whole genome shotgun sequence.
CATTAATTATTGCATTAACAGAGGAAAGCCCTCAATTGAGATGAGCTTTATCAACAATGCATGAGGATCACTGCAGATGTCCACGTGCTTAGCAGTTTATTTGTGACCCCAGAGAAACACTGTGCTACAGAGGCACCAACTGCACAAGCACcctttaaagaataaataacagGTGTCCATTGAACCAACAGAGTATAATCTTTGCTTCAAAGTTTCCTTGTCCAGGAACATGCAAAGCCATATGAGGACATCCACATGCCTGCCAATTTTTGTGACTACTCAGCTACactacaaaataataaatacctgTGCAGTAAAGCACAAATTGTCTTTGGTGTCTGCATCTCTCTGTTTCCAACCAAGTGCATTCCCTTTCTTGGGCAAAAATGATGATTGGGGCTTACTGCTTTATGAAGTGTTTAATCTTAAACTATCTAATCAGACACTAAAGTGATCTAACACTTTCTTCTGTTGTGTTAAAAGTCATACTGACTTCACGGTTTCTTTCCTCTGCTCTACAGAACCTTCCACCATCAGCTATTAGCTGTGTTGGGGGCAAGATATTTACATTTGGTTCATACCGACTTGGAGTGCACACAAAAGGTATGTGTATCTGTTACTCTAATAATTTAACATCTTGTCAACGTGAAACCTGTAGTGTAtgatgattggctgattctTTTGGCACAAAAAGAGTGTGTTGGCTGAGCATTATTACCACCTATTGCTAAACCCTGTACAAGCAGGTGTGCAACATTGTTTTTGAAAAGCTCAGCTCTCCCTGACCACACTGAAACACAAGGCTGTCATTGTCATGTTCCTGTGCTATTGAGTGTTTTTGAAAAGGCTAGTTTTGGTGTCAGGAAACTGggtaaacaaacacagacagacactgaTGTGAATGTGGTCTGAGTCTGCCATTGTTTTAAACAGCTGGCCAGTGTGACCAAAGGGTGAaatctttatttaaatacaAGAGTATAATAGTGATTTGCACtcttctcattttttttaagGTTACCTGGTTAGCATGTAAACTTTGcagtattttatatttcaaCCTTTTGCTTTCTGGGACAGAAAGATCACTTAACTCTTGATATATTGTTgtaattgtaaatatttttCTTAGTAATGAGCAATCGCATATtgccaaactgcaaatgaagtTCTTTGTCTTTCATTTCAGTAATTTTAGTTGCTGCAGAATGAAAATGTAGTGCAAACATGCTGTCATTAAAAACCTGCCATGTTACGTATGACAGCCTGAACTGTATTACAGTTTAGTCCAACTTAATGCAATCACGTGTGAACTACTGTTATGCATTGGCGTTTTTAATGTGAGACAGCAGTTGCCAGTCCCGTGTGAGATAATGAGCTGTTATGGTCACAAACATTGCAGCATCACTTACCCAAGCTCCACCATCTTGAGCAAATTTGGAGATGGTTCTGTCAAGCTAAGGGTGTACAgtgtgtttgattttgtttatttttccctGCTTCTCTTCAGTTGAGCTGATTTGTTATCTTTGCAGTCCTTGCCTAATGCAAGGACTGCAAAGGGATCTTCGTAGAATTCTACTGTAGAATTCTTCTATTTTACTGCCATATGACACTCTTTTCATGTCATGTGTCATATCAGTCTCATGTCTCACTCTTATAAAAACGTTACAAAAATGTTTTACCACCTTCCTTCCACACACACCTACACTTGCCTCTGCTGACTTTActagaaaaaaatcaatagcACCATCAAGTGGACTGAGAAAGCAATGGATTTTATTATTCTAGTACTAAAACTCAATTTATATTTGAAATTTGTGTAATAAACAAAGCATTGCTGTTCGACAAACTGATGGGACAGTTTCTGTTATGCTGGCCACAAATTGTCTCTCACTTAAGTGATTCAAATATTCAAAATGTTTACTGAAACATTTTCATCTATATGGCCAATATTTAAACCCCTTTGTTAAAAATCTGCTCAGTTTTGAATGTTTCCTACATGTTCTTCCTTTCTAGTCCCCTcggcagggtttttttttttttttttttttttttttccctcatgtAAATGTTCAGTAATTTAGTCACCTTGAACATTGAACCTTGAACAACATGCTTCCTCTAAACCCATAACTTTTTCTACGCTAAACATGAGCAGCATTTGTCATTTGGCATGTTGTACTCAATAGTTGCAGAACTTCTTTGGATGTTTACATACCTAGTTTAGTATTTCCTAAGTCTGTGCTTTAAACCATAATGTTTTATCATGTAATCTTGACTGAACCAACTTTACTATAATTTGATTTATCAACCATTTATCCTGCTGATCAGTCCAGATGACACTGATCAAAGTTACTCCTCCTTACAGGAGCTGATATTGATGCCTTATGTGTGGCTCCACGGCATGTAGAAAGAACAGACTTTTTCCAGTCTTTCTTTGAGAAATTGAAACAGCATGAAGAGATTAAAGATCTCAGGGTAAGTCTTGTTGACACAGCAGGGGGGCAGACTGACCTACAATGTCCTCAGATgtccttggtttgttgttgatgaggccttttgtgtgtgttctctACCCCTTCAAGGCTGTTGAGGATGCTTTTGTACCAGTGATAAAATTCAAATTTGATGGAATTGAGGTGAGTTGCATTGTCACCCAAATGATAATCATGATTAAATCAGTGCATGCATACTGATAAAAGTAAACTAATTACACTATTGTGTTGGTAACGTGCTTGCTGCAGGTTACTTTGTGCCATGTTGCTTTGGTCATGTTTCCCATTTCAACAAGTATAAAGGGTTTATCCCATAATGCAAACATTTTATCTCTAAtgttttatgtctctgtgtgagcagattgaCCTGCTTTTTGCCAGATTGGCTTTACAATCCATTCCAGACAACCTGGACCTGAGGGGAGACTCCATCTTGAGAAACTTGGACATTCGATGTATCCGCAGCCTTAATGGTGCGCTCAGTGGTCACTGCTAATCTGAGACTTTAAGTTAAAACTGACACATCTCCAAAGTGACAAACAGCCAAAGTTTTCCTAATGGGACTGTACTCACTGTAACACTgcccttgttttgtttttgtttttttcttacaggTTGTCGAGTAACTGATGAAATTTTGTACCTGGTGCCAAACAAAGAGAACTTCAGACTGACACTGAGAGCCATCAAACTCTGGGCAAAACGTATGTGTGCTTGCACTTTCTATGTGTTTGCCGTTGTTTGcgtttattgtatttatttgcacTTGGGTTGTGTATCCTGTATAGAGGTTTTGCACGTGGCGTCATGCACACGCTGCTCAAGAGCTGTCCGCCATATTGGACATAATAAGCGTTAGCAGTCATGTCTAATCACTCAAGTAGTTTAAATAGAAATTGGATACAGGCATCAAATAAACAGTATAATGGCATAACAGTTATAAGTTacttgaatttttaaaatcaccagtGTCTGTTTGAAACAATATTTggccatttaaaatttttacatgtattttctctttctagtttattattttttttttaattttatttttttattattatcttcaTCTGCCTTCTCCACCACTACACTCAGCTTCTCACCCTCCTCATCTTAAGCCTCACTCCTGAACTGAAGTTAGGGTTATAACATGAGTAACATGTTAGTTTAATCTCAACAAACTTAGTTTAATCTCTATATTGTTGCAATTGGTTAACGGTAGCAGATCAGACATGCGGCCCTCCCGTCTCTGGACAGCTGAGGAGATGGCTAAACAACAACATAATATCACAAGCTAACATCATGCCAGCTAACATTAGACTCTAGCGTCAAGACTTTTAAACTGCTTTCCCTCTGATCAAAACTTTGATTACATTCTCAAATCACCAGAGTTTATTTTCTAAGTGCGAATCTGCCCACATAAGATCCACTTCAAAAATGTTTCAGGAACAGCCATAAATGGCAGCGAACAGGAAATAACAGCAGCACTTACTGACGGAAAATTACAGATATCCTCAATAATTCATCTCAGTGTGACTGTCGTTAATCAGAAATGAGCTATGTTCACCCATTGATAATGTAAGGGATAATGCACAGAGAGGCGCCAATATCAATTTCGTGGTCCACTTGATCCAGTGACTACAGTCCAGTAACTAGAGTTTGTTACCCATCTTGACACAAAATACTGATAAGCATTCAAACTTTTGTAGACTTGTAAATCTTGTTCAATATAATGTTTAATATAAATTGTGTGGCGTAATGTTGGGGAGAAGATTAGAtggattagatgaaactttattaatccctcgggtgggttcctctgggaaattcagtttccagtagcacagcaccggCAGAAGTTGCATGTCACAGATACAATAAAGGGGAATGAGAGTAAGGATATAGGCATAAATATAGAACGCCTGCGTTACACGTCACAGCATCAGTTAACACACTAAAAGTGTAGACGTTAACATCCATCTTCAGCTCTTCCCTGCCAAGTTTCTCCACATAACGAGCAAGATGCTTGTCATAAAGTGTTTCACTTCCTCTGAGAGAGGTTTTCACTATGTTTCAGGATTATTAATGTCCAAAATGGCCGATAAGTTAATGCTACGTGGTAAGCAGTCACATGTCTGCAAAACCTCTATGTAAACATTTGTTTACTATCACAAAAGCGCTCCTCCTGTTTTTCTCACATGTCAGTGTACAACTCAACAGAGTGGTTAGTGATGCTCTTCTGAATAACCTGTAACATCTCCTGTGGCCGCAGGTCGAGGAATCTACTCCAACATGCTGGGCTTTCTGGGTGGAGTGTCATGGGCCATGTTGGTAGCCAGGACCTGCCAGCTATACCCCAATGCTGTGGCTGCCACACTTGTCCATAAGTTCTTCTTGGTTTTCTCTAAATGGTGAGATTCTACAACTTATCGTCTTCCGCTTTTTGGCAGCATCTCACAGcccaaatatatttatttactgcATTCATTCCCTTCCCCCTGCAGGGAGTGGCCGAATCCGGTGCTTTTGAAACAGCCTGAGGATAGTAATTTAAATTTGCCTGTGTGGGACCCAAGAGTGAGTATTACACCAGTGTTTTACCTTCTTATGGTATTGTTATGCCCTCTTTTTTGCACATGTATAGCTGTGTACACACTGGTAAAGCTATCTGGATGGAGATGTGAAAAGTTtattggtgtgtttttttttaatttggctCGACAGCTAGTGTGTAGGTACATTTCACATCTCTTATTTCATGTCTCCTCATCCCTATGTCCTCACGTGACCACGACATTGATTGGGTCCCACTCATGAGCTCCAGTACTCTTAACTCTGCTCGGAGGAGGCCTCCCAGAGCAGAGCAGTTTGGAGGAAGGAAGACTTCCCACATGGACGTCTTGTCAGATAACACACCCCTACAATAGAAAGTGCATTAGAAACTGAATAGAgcagaaatctttttttttttttttttttttttttttaatgggcgTCACATTTATTTTGGAGACTAAGCCCTTCGTACTCTTTCTAGCGCTAGTATAAATATGGCAACCGTACCCTAAGTGGTAGTGCTGAGTGGGGCAATGGTGTGTGTACAGAACATTTCAGGACATATTGAGACTCTTTTTTTGCAAATGTAACTCTGTTCTAGCTTGTCAACCTCACAGAGCCATGGGAAATTACTTAAACTGAAGAAGACATTGAAGCTATTAATAAATGACTTGGAtctgtgtaaaaataaagaacatttaatCAACTTTCTCGGGatttgaaaaaaatcttttcgtctgaacatttgtttttcctgtgaTAGCAAATTATTTTGGGTGGTATTTGGTGGTTTGGTGGCTTTTAAATGAACGTGGCCTCCTAATTTTGCATTTTGATGTAAAAacaatttgttgttgtttttgaatgtAAAATGACTGTAGGTGATTGCATCCTTACACCAGGGGGTGCTGCAGAGTTGGCCAGAGGGAATTATTGAGCCTGTTCTCTTAGAGTCAGAGCAGGAGCAGCTCGTctctttcagtcttttccttttccagctctttcatatgtttgtttttataacttTGCTTATAAATCTCTTTTCAAACTAAATGCTTTTTGCCTTAATTGAAAACACTCAAGCTCTTTGTAACTACTGTGTCATGTTTATTGTGTCCCTTCAGCAATAAACTTTTTAATTGCATATTGGTGTCCTTTCCGTTCAGTCACTTGGCGACTGCTAAGCTGTAGGCTGAAAGTACCGTTTAGATTTTATTCATGCCACATGTTTGCTTTGCTCTGAGACATTCATCACAGTGTGGACTGTTAAAAGCAGAAACTGTTTATTTCCTGGTGGTAAGTTGGCATTCGGCCGTAGGTCCTCCCCTCTCCTTTAAATACAGAAAAGCAAGTATCCAATGTAAAACCAATCATATGCAGGATACTTAAGAATGTGTCCCACTTTTGTGACAGGCTAAATCCAGATTTGGTGATGCTTATCATGCAGCTGGTGTTAAGGCTCATTGTGCGCATAATATTTTAAGTGTTTTGTAATGCTGGCAAACATGAATAGCTCTCATTTAGGAGATTATGTTAAAGATTAGTTATAGCTcatagcctttttttttttttttttttttttttttttttagaaatagtTTCTTTAATTCTGCCATCCTCACATTgcctgaggggaaaaaatgcaaatgagggAAATTTAAGGCAAGCAGAGTGAATTGGGATGtactgtgtgggtgggtgggatGTGTGTACCTTTTAGCTTTATGTTGCTTTTGTGGGTGTGGGTTGTGGTGAAATTGATCTTCTCATTCAGCTCGGTGGGTGGAGTGCACTGACGCAACAGCTCCCTGATCTGCAGTGAACCCAACAAGAGTCCCCTATGCTGCGTCTTTCCTTAATTAATTGACCTTTTTAATTCTAGGTGAACCCAGCTGACAGATATCACCTGATGCCCATCATCACACCTGCCTATCCCCAGCAGAACTCCACATACAACGTCTCCACGTCTACACGTACCATCATGAGCGAGGAGTTCAAATACGGTAAAGAGTGAATCAGCGCCGTAGCACTGTGAAGTCACTTCATCAGTGTTTTCCAATTTACACTGGGTGTACACGAGGGCTGAATGATCAAATCCATCTTCGTTCTGTCATGAACAGGTCTCAGCGTCACAGATGAGATTCTTCAGGGCAAAGCAGAGTGGTCCAAACTGTTTGAGCCGCCCAACTTTTTCCAAAAATACAAGTGAGTGCTCTGTCTATGCTTTTGAAACAGCCTGAGGATAGCAATTTAAGTGTACCTATGTGGGACACCCCTCCCCTTTGCTTTTTGCTTGTTCTACATTTTGAATTTGCAAGGTAcatatttgggggggggggaaacaaacaaatatgatttaTGCAGCTGAAACTAACTAGTGCAACTTGcttccccccctcccctccttaGCAAGTTATTGTTTCTGTGGTGTGGGCAAATTTGAGTCATTCTGTGGTCAGTTTGGGTGACTCACTTTGTTTATGAATGTTCCTCCCACACGCAGTTTCTGCTAGCTTTCTGTTTGTTGGTGCTGCTCCGTTACTGGAGCTACAATGGTCACCTGAGCAGTGGTGGGACTGTCGATGCCCAAAAACTGTGGATTTTGCTCCTCGGTGTGGTATTTATATTGAGGATTGGTACAAGATCATTAAGACTGCACAGTAGTGCATCAGCAGACCAACACCAGTCTCTGTGAAAGCCTGAGGTCTTTCAGGACCTCTGGATTTATTATTTGCATAACTTCCattcattctcttccacttatcctttttaGGGTCGAGGGGGggtggagtctatcccagctgtctcaGGGCGAGAAGCAGGGTAAACCCTGACCATAACTTGTCTAACTTTCTttcatgtattattttttttgtggcaGACATTACATTGTTCTCACTGCCAGTGCATCCACAGAAGAAAACCACTTGGAATGGTGAGTGTCAAAGATCAGGATTCCTAGTAGCTCAGGAGCTCTAAATCTGTAAATCACCATCAGCCATCATTGTCTTTGAAATTAATTGGTATATTTGAGCCTGCCACTTTGCATGCCAGCTTAGTTTTACTTCTCATGTGTGTGAATTTTATCTGTATTTACAGTCATGGTACAGGATCGTGTATGTAAAGTGTGTATGAAAAAGATGAATGTAGCTTCGGTGTGTGACAAATTAAGCTTTTGCAGAAGTGTGtgacttttgttctttttaaaacaaaaagtgaaattGTTTAGATGTATAGGTCTTCATCTAGGACTTCAGTAAACTCTTTCCTGTTGAGTTTAGTCTCAGCAGCTAGTGTCAAGTTTTATTGAAGACAGTATAATGATCATTTTTGTCCGATTAAGTCCAAAACAAGGATTTAGCAGGCCTAACTTGTGATTGTGAGCCCCAGGCGGTTTCCTTAGGTTTCTCTCTAAGATTTGCGGCAAGAGCCAAAACACTCCGCTTGAAGCTTCAAAAACAGGCCTTCACTTAATGGGTGATGTTACAGTGACTATGTCCAGCCTTATACAGTTTGTCCTGCACATCAGTTGGAAAACTGTACCAAGTGCACTGTAACTGGGCGATTTGCTTCATAGTTCAGTTGTCCTATATCGTACAATACGTCTCATACATGCACCCAAAAGGAAAAAAGCGTAACAGCTGCAGCAAGAGTCACATTTATAACACACAGAAAAGTTTGTATGTTTACATACAAACTTCTGTCATTAGTAGTATAACAGTCATTACTGTTATGCTGGGTACACTGTCATGGGGTGCGTTGTACAACATATTTACGTCGTTCAGACCAGAGCAGATTCATGGACTCGGAAAGTGTAATCAAGgctgagcagtcagaattatcctgctgttttctcttatttgatgatgattatgatgaatcAGCATCGCCACGTCACATACACACCAACCTCAGAGCACGCAAGAGTCAGAGTGTAGATGTGTGCGCGCTGTGTTGCAAGCGTAAGTTATCTGTGAAGAAGTGACGTGATTAAATGTGGCTCTCATGCATCAGATAAGTATAGCTTAAAAATCACCTTGATTGGTGAGTTATCACCTTTAACTGTGACCATCATCGACTGATGACATCATTGCCTGTCAGCGTAGCCTTGTGGTGTACCCTCCCTAACTACGTCCGAATGTTTTTTCCCCAGGATCGGCCTGGTGGAGTCAAAGATCCGTGTTCTGGTGGGAAACCTAGAGAGGAACGAGTACATCACCCTGGCTCATGTAAACCCCCAGTCATTCCCGGGATCTAAAGAGAACCGTAACGAGTGAGTCCAGCTTCATCCACAGAAGCTCAACCAGAACATCGAAACAAACGCATATTCTAAGGGAGCATGCTCTTTTTGTGTTTCTCCAACAGGAACGATTTTGTGTCGATGTGGTTTATTGGGATCATCTTTAAGAAGGTGGAGAATGCAGAGAGTGTGAACATAGACTTGACATATGACATCCAGTCTTTCACAGACACTGGTAGGTCCAGCCTCACTCTGCGTTTTAAGTGAGTTGAAGGAAAAATTGCTGCtaaatctttttaaacattCTAGGAAAAAGGgcgcttgtttgtttttttttcagcattaaCATGTGCTCTACTTTATTGTATATATCAGGGAAAACAGGTGAGTTTATAAATGAACTGAATGGAACTGCTGCAGAAATACCTATCCAAACATTTTAGCTCCTTTTTCTAAAGGTTTAGTTCAGATGTttgttgttgggggttttttttttgttggtttttttaaattgatccTACGAGATGTCAGTGTTGTCCTAGTCTTTATAGTCTTTGCTATGTCCACAGTTTGCAAAAGCTGAAGAGCGTAATGGTACCGAAGCGAAGGCAAGAAATATGTTTTTACTGCCGCACCATATCTTACAGCAGTCCTTCCCAAcagaacatacacacactctctcCACTCTATCCACACTTTGACCAAAAGAAACAATCGTTTTATTTCCAGAATACACAaggagatgtttttttttttttaactaggcTTTTGAGTCCTACTACTCAGATTCACACAGTGTGATGAATCATTCAGGGCGGCTGTGTAACATACAGCTCTGAAACGTAAAGTTTCTGTATGAGTCAAACA
It encodes:
- the papolg gene encoding poly(A) polymerase gamma isoform X2, with amino-acid sequence MKEMSSTMPSGQQPQKHYGITSAISLAPPREIDHHYTKKLCDAMKPFGVFEDEEELNHRLAVLGKLNNFVKEWIAEISELKNLPPSAISCVGGKIFTFGSYRLGVHTKGADIDALCVAPRHVERTDFFQSFFEKLKQHEEIKDLRAVEDAFVPVIKFKFDGIEIDLLFARLALQSIPDNLDLRGDSILRNLDIRCIRSLNGCRVTDEILYLVPNKENFRLTLRAIKLWAKRRGIYSNMLGFLGGVSWAMLVARTCQLYPNAVAATLVHKFFLVFSKWEWPNPVLLKQPEDSNLNLPVWDPRVSITPVFYLLMVLLCPLFCTCIAVYTLVKLSGWRCEKFIGVFFFNLARQLVCRYISHLLFHVSSSLCPHVTTTLIGSHS
- the papolg gene encoding poly(A) polymerase gamma isoform X3, translating into MKEMSSTMPSGQQPQKHYGITSAISLAPPREIDHHYTKKLCDAMKPFGVFEDEEELNHRLAVLGKLNNFVKEWIAEISELKNLPPSAISCVGGKIFTFGSYRLGVHTKGADIDALCVAPRHVERTDFFQSFFEKLKQHEEIKDLRAVEDAFVPVIKFKFDGIEIDLLFARLALQSIPDNLDLRGDSILRNLDIRCIRSLNGCRVTDEILYLVPNKENFRLTLRAIKLWAKRRGIYSNMLGFLGGVSWAMLVARTCQLYPNAVAATLVHKFFLVFSKW